A genomic window from Halorubrum trapanicum includes:
- a CDS encoding DUF5800 family protein, producing MSTDLTFTDRGVDVVYEGTEFELEKTLIEDATGKSYRDVTDHEVLTIVAEDPDLDGEPVRIGDVL from the coding sequence ATGAGTACCGACCTGACGTTCACCGACCGCGGGGTCGACGTCGTCTACGAGGGGACCGAGTTCGAGCTAGAGAAGACGCTGATCGAGGATGCGACCGGGAAGTCGTACCGCGACGTCACCGACCACGAGGTCCTGACGATCGTCGCCGAGGACCCGGATCTGGACGGCGAGCCGGTCCGGATCGGGGACGTGCTGTAA
- a CDS encoding helix-turn-helix transcriptional regulator, translated as MEFDTRIRELREEAGLTQAELADRVDVTRQTVLYVEKGEYNPSLELAWRIAREFDARVEDVFDLPDEPRS; from the coding sequence GTGGAGTTCGACACTCGCATCCGCGAGCTCCGCGAGGAGGCGGGGCTGACCCAGGCCGAGCTTGCCGACCGCGTCGACGTGACTCGACAGACCGTCCTCTACGTCGAGAAGGGCGAGTACAACCCCTCGCTGGAGCTGGCCTGGCGCATCGCGCGCGAGTTCGACGCGCGCGTCGAGGACGTGTTCGACCTGCCCGACGAGCCGCGCTCGTAG